From Phenylobacterium montanum, the proteins below share one genomic window:
- a CDS encoding response regulator transcription factor, whose protein sequence is MSNPDPRAQRLIASHLQRVLIVDPNAAPARLLGDLLKQLGAKYVHVEATHKGAMEACPAIQPQMIFTELTGPALDGLAFVRELRDSGLACRKVPITVVTADATAQTITASRDAGVHEFLRKPFTIKDLTRRVEAVTLKPRPWVEAVRYIGPDRRRFNSGDYQGPRKRKSDSEAPTIADRITQALKILRAAIDAIDTNPAQALRSMMAQVADLQAVAAETNDIRLAEAALALQSTLRTAAASGKLTRAELENGALGLWGFKSQDEAKGPAKSAA, encoded by the coding sequence ATGTCCAACCCCGATCCCAGAGCCCAGCGGCTGATCGCATCGCATCTGCAAAGGGTGCTGATTGTCGATCCGAATGCTGCGCCGGCGCGGCTGCTGGGCGATCTGCTGAAACAGCTCGGGGCCAAGTACGTTCATGTGGAGGCGACCCACAAGGGCGCCATGGAGGCCTGCCCGGCGATCCAACCGCAGATGATCTTCACCGAACTGACCGGCCCGGCGCTGGATGGCCTGGCCTTCGTGCGCGAGCTGCGCGACAGCGGCCTGGCCTGCCGCAAGGTCCCGATCACGGTGGTGACGGCGGACGCCACGGCCCAGACCATCACCGCCTCGCGCGACGCCGGCGTGCACGAGTTCCTGCGCAAGCCCTTCACCATCAAGGACCTGACCCGCCGGGTCGAGGCGGTGACGCTTAAGCCGCGGCCGTGGGTAGAGGCGGTGCGCTATATCGGCCCGGACCGCCGCCGCTTCAATTCCGGCGACTACCAGGGTCCGCGCAAGCGCAAGTCGGACAGCGAGGCGCCGACCATCGCCGACCGCATCACCCAGGCGCTGAAGATCCTGCGCGCGGCGATCGACGCTATCGACACCAACCCGGCCCAGGCCTTGCGCTCGATGATGGCCCAGGTGGCCGACCTGCAGGCCGTGGCTGCCGAGACCAACGACATCCGCCTGGCCGAGGCGGCCCTCGCCCTGCAGTCGACCCTGCGCACGGCCGCAGCCAGCGGCAAGCTCACTCGCGCCGAGCTGGAGAACGGCGCCTTGGGGCTGTGGGGTTTCAAGTCCCAGGACGAGGCCAAGGGGCCGGCGAAGTCGGCCGCCTAG
- a CDS encoding J domain-containing protein — translation MATHYETLGVSPTAEPEVIQAAYRALMRKYHPDTNGGAGADAQAKRISEAYATLSDLDRRAAYDLRLRAKARSERAAADASPSASPPDRAPPPNLDRRRAKQWRNWGLGALSAIALAGMGLAMAIALKSPAGPSEAGSQTVAAAASGEQLAGGSTFYLAGMGDEPSFELLDLSQSRFKPHVGGTVWTVVAFKTTKTFPDGNRADYMRIRYEINCDLGTIAIKHVIYSDADGSVSAEKNEDHISRVKPETVGSNIANAICASDYSGLTKVPQTSALAILKHVRERSRVVEKG, via the coding sequence GTGGCGACGCACTATGAGACGCTCGGCGTAAGCCCGACCGCCGAGCCCGAAGTCATTCAGGCCGCCTACCGTGCGCTCATGCGCAAGTACCATCCGGACACAAATGGCGGCGCCGGGGCGGACGCCCAGGCGAAGCGGATCAGCGAGGCCTATGCGACGCTCAGCGATCTGGATCGCCGCGCCGCCTATGATTTGCGACTCCGCGCCAAAGCCAGATCTGAACGGGCGGCCGCAGACGCCTCGCCAAGCGCGTCTCCACCCGACCGGGCGCCTCCGCCGAACCTCGACCGCCGTCGAGCCAAGCAATGGCGAAACTGGGGGCTGGGCGCTTTATCGGCCATCGCCCTGGCCGGGATGGGCCTGGCGATGGCCATCGCCTTGAAGTCCCCTGCCGGGCCGTCCGAGGCCGGCAGCCAGACTGTGGCCGCAGCCGCATCCGGCGAGCAGTTAGCCGGCGGGTCGACTTTTTATCTCGCCGGGATGGGCGACGAGCCCAGTTTCGAACTACTCGACCTGTCGCAGTCTCGCTTCAAGCCCCATGTCGGCGGCACGGTCTGGACGGTCGTCGCCTTCAAGACCACAAAGACATTCCCGGACGGCAATCGCGCCGACTACATGCGGATAAGGTACGAGATAAACTGCGATCTCGGCACGATCGCGATCAAGCATGTCATCTATAGTGACGCAGACGGATCGGTAAGCGCCGAGAAGAACGAGGACCACATATCCAGGGTCAAGCCGGAAACCGTCGGCTCGAATATCGCCAACGCCATCTGCGCCAGCGACTATTCCGGCCTGACCAAGGTGCCTCAGACATCGGCGCTGGCCATACTGAAACACGTCCGCGAAAGGAGCCGGGTGGTCGAAAAGGGGTAG
- a CDS encoding response regulator, translating into MSQPKPVRILLAEDDESLRNFLARALERAGYEVESCPDGESAVDCLDQPFDVLLTDIVMPGIDGIEVARIAASRQPGLRIMFITGFAAVALSARDQAPAGSKVLSKPVHLREIVAEVERMVAAA; encoded by the coding sequence ATGAGCCAGCCCAAGCCGGTCCGAATCCTCCTGGCCGAAGACGACGAGTCCCTGCGCAATTTCCTGGCGCGGGCGCTCGAGCGGGCGGGCTATGAGGTGGAATCCTGCCCCGACGGGGAGAGCGCCGTCGATTGCCTCGACCAGCCGTTCGACGTGCTTCTGACCGACATCGTCATGCCCGGCATCGACGGCATCGAGGTGGCCCGCATCGCCGCCTCGCGCCAGCCCGGCCTGCGCATCATGTTCATCACCGGTTTCGCCGCCGTGGCCCTGTCGGCCCGCGACCAGGCGCCCGCCGGCTCCAAGGTCCTGTCCAAGCCGGTGCACCTGCGCGAGATCGTCGCCGAGGTGGAACGGATGGTCGCGGCGGCCTGA
- a CDS encoding N-formylglutamate amidohydrolase — translation MDAWSDSPAASALEAEPPFVVRRPAAGLAGPLVFASPHSGRLYPEGLMAASALDALAIRRSEDALVDQLILGGLEVGANLICARYARAYVDVNREPYELDPAMFEDELPDFARGRSPRVAAGLGSIARIVGEGQEIYDRKLTFAEAEARIETIHGPYHAALKALAEDAVGRHGAALLVDWHSMPAAAARPVGREGCDVVLGDRFGVACSGRVTDAAEAAFVGLGYRVSRNTPYAGGYTTEAYGRPSQGMHALQIELSRGLYLDEAQLEPHAGYDRLRGDLEAVFRALATVAGELAAG, via the coding sequence ATGGACGCTTGGTCGGACTCGCCGGCGGCCTCGGCGCTGGAGGCCGAGCCGCCTTTTGTCGTGCGGCGGCCCGCGGCTGGGCTGGCGGGCCCGCTGGTGTTCGCCTCGCCCCATTCCGGCCGGCTGTATCCCGAGGGGCTGATGGCCGCCTCGGCCCTGGACGCCCTGGCTATCCGCCGCTCGGAAGACGCCCTGGTGGACCAGCTGATCCTGGGCGGGCTGGAGGTCGGCGCCAACCTGATCTGCGCCCGCTATGCCCGGGCCTATGTCGACGTGAACCGCGAGCCCTACGAGCTGGACCCGGCCATGTTCGAGGACGAGCTGCCCGACTTCGCCCGCGGGCGCTCGCCGCGGGTGGCGGCCGGGCTGGGATCGATCGCTCGCATCGTCGGCGAGGGGCAGGAGATCTACGACCGCAAGCTGACCTTCGCCGAGGCGGAAGCGCGCATCGAAACCATCCACGGCCCCTATCACGCGGCGCTGAAAGCCCTGGCGGAGGATGCGGTCGGCCGCCATGGCGCGGCGCTGCTGGTCGACTGGCATTCCATGCCGGCGGCCGCGGCGCGGCCGGTGGGCCGCGAGGGCTGTGACGTGGTGCTGGGCGACCGCTTCGGCGTCGCCTGCAGCGGGCGGGTGACCGACGCGGCCGAGGCGGCGTTCGTGGGCCTTGGCTACCGGGTCAGCCGCAACACCCCCTATGCCGGGGGCTACACCACCGAGGCCTATGGCCGGCCGAGCCAGGGAATGCACGCCTTGCAGATCGAGCTGAGCCGCGGCCTCTATCTGGACGAGGCCCAGCTGGAGCCCCACGCGGGCTATGACCGGTTGAGGGGCGACCTGGAGGCGGTGTTCCGGGCGCTGGCGACGGTGGCGGGCGAACTGGCTGCAGGGTGA
- a CDS encoding DegT/DnrJ/EryC1/StrS family aminotransferase: MTIAFIDLAAQQRRIKPEIDAAIARVLAHGAYVMGPEVRAFEEQLAAFAGSKHALGCANGTEALVLPLMAWEVGPGDAVFCPSFTFAATGEVIPWLGASPVFVDILEDTYNLDPAKLEAAIQATKAQGALTPRAIIAVDLFGQPADYPAISAIAKKHGLKLIADSAQGFGCTLGGQHPGAWADVVTTSFFPAKPLGCYGDGGAVLTDDDWLAERMDSLRVHGKATASDIQGRTFDHDPKYLNMRVGLNSRLDTIQAAILIEKLKIFADEIEKRGVVAERYAAGLAGSGAKTPAVIQGGVSVWAQYTIEHPDRDGLAAHLKTQGVPSAAYYPMPMHTQACYSIYPQPGGLPVSEAKADLVLALPMHAYLDEETQDRIIAAVRSFNG; the protein is encoded by the coding sequence ATGACCATCGCCTTCATCGACCTCGCCGCCCAGCAGCGCCGCATCAAGCCGGAGATCGACGCCGCCATCGCCCGCGTCCTGGCCCACGGGGCCTATGTGATGGGGCCGGAGGTGCGCGCCTTCGAGGAGCAACTGGCCGCCTTTGCGGGCTCGAAGCACGCCCTTGGCTGCGCCAACGGCACCGAGGCCCTGGTGCTGCCGCTGATGGCCTGGGAGGTCGGTCCCGGCGATGCGGTGTTCTGCCCCAGCTTCACCTTCGCCGCGACCGGCGAGGTGATCCCGTGGCTTGGCGCCTCACCGGTGTTCGTCGACATCCTGGAGGACACCTACAACCTCGACCCGGCCAAGCTGGAGGCCGCGATCCAGGCCACCAAGGCGCAGGGCGCCTTGACGCCCAGAGCGATCATCGCGGTCGACCTGTTCGGCCAGCCGGCCGACTATCCGGCCATCTCGGCCATCGCCAAGAAGCACGGTCTGAAGCTAATCGCTGACTCAGCCCAGGGGTTCGGCTGCACCCTCGGCGGCCAGCACCCGGGCGCCTGGGCCGACGTGGTCACCACCAGCTTCTTCCCGGCCAAGCCGCTGGGCTGCTATGGCGACGGCGGCGCGGTGCTGACCGACGACGACTGGCTGGCCGAGCGGATGGACTCACTGCGCGTACATGGCAAGGCCACCGCCAGCGACATCCAGGGGCGCACCTTCGACCATGACCCCAAGTACCTGAACATGCGCGTCGGCCTGAACAGCCGGCTGGACACGATTCAGGCGGCGATCCTGATCGAGAAGCTGAAGATCTTCGCAGATGAGATCGAAAAGCGCGGCGTGGTCGCCGAACGCTACGCCGCGGGCCTGGCCGGGTCGGGGGCCAAGACCCCGGCGGTGATCCAGGGCGGGGTCTCGGTCTGGGCGCAATACACAATCGAGCATCCCGATCGCGATGGCCTGGCCGCCCACCTGAAGACCCAGGGCGTGCCCTCGGCCGCCTACTATCCAATGCCGATGCACACCCAGGCCTGCTATTCGATCTATCCCCAGCCCGGCGGCCTGCCGGTCAGCGAGGCCAAGGCCGACCTGGTCCTGGCCCTGCCAATGCACGCCTATCTGGATGAAGAGACGCAAGACCGGATCATTGCGGCGGTGCGGAGTTTCAACGGCTGA
- a CDS encoding glutathione S-transferase family protein, with protein sequence MKLIGMWDSPYVRRVAISLRLMGLPFQAEQLSVFRNFDEFAAVSPVVKAPSLVTDEGVVLMDSTLILEHLERLAPAGRSLIPQDPAAHLKSLKIIGLAMAACEKTVQVVYEHNLRPAAKLHEPWLERVTGQLQCAFAGLEAEIGDPAAWLTGDRIQQADVTTAVAWTFTRFTQPGLADPAAYPKLAAFASRLEALPEFRDTPLE encoded by the coding sequence ATGAAGCTGATCGGGATGTGGGATTCGCCCTATGTTCGGCGGGTGGCGATTTCACTGAGGCTCATGGGCCTGCCCTTCCAGGCCGAGCAGCTGTCGGTGTTCCGCAACTTCGACGAATTCGCCGCCGTCAGCCCGGTGGTCAAGGCGCCCAGCCTGGTCACCGACGAGGGCGTGGTCCTGATGGACTCGACCCTGATCCTGGAACACCTGGAGCGGCTGGCGCCGGCCGGACGCAGCCTGATCCCGCAGGACCCCGCGGCGCACCTGAAGAGCCTGAAGATCATCGGCCTGGCCATGGCCGCCTGCGAGAAGACCGTGCAGGTGGTCTACGAGCACAACCTGCGCCCGGCGGCGAAGCTGCACGAGCCCTGGCTGGAGCGGGTCACCGGCCAGCTGCAGTGCGCCTTCGCCGGGCTGGAGGCCGAGATCGGCGATCCCGCGGCCTGGCTGACCGGCGATCGCATCCAGCAGGCCGACGTGACCACCGCCGTGGCCTGGACCTTCACCCGCTTCACCCAGCCGGGCCTCGCAGACCCCGCAGCCTATCCCAAGCTCGCGGCGTTCGCGTCCAGGCTGGAGGCTCTGCCGGAGTTCAGGGATACGCCGCTGGAATAA
- the gshB gene encoding glutathione synthase, whose protein sequence is MSLKVAIQMDPVEGINIDTDTTFFMMMEAQLRGHGLWVYTPDRIALEEGRVLARGRALNLQAVKGDHHRLGGYETRDLSEMDVILMRQDPPFDMAYITATYFLEKIHPKTLVVNNPAEVRNAPEKLFVTDFPGVQPPTLITSDPEAIYDFRDRHGDMVLKPLYGGGGSGVVRLKADDPNLDALLELHGMIGREPVIAQKFIPAVSKGDKRILLVDGEPVGAINRIPAEGQVRSNLARGGRAEAVELTARDLELCAIIAPELKRRGLLFVGIDVIGDYLTEINVTSPTGAQQLKRFGGADAAAALWDRIEAIRA, encoded by the coding sequence ATGTCCCTCAAGGTCGCCATCCAGATGGACCCGGTCGAAGGGATCAATATCGACACCGACACCACCTTCTTCATGATGATGGAGGCGCAGCTCCGCGGCCATGGCCTGTGGGTCTACACGCCCGACCGCATCGCCCTGGAGGAGGGGCGGGTGCTGGCCCGCGGCCGGGCGCTGAACCTGCAGGCGGTCAAGGGCGACCACCACCGGCTGGGCGGTTACGAGACCCGCGACCTGTCCGAGATGGACGTGATCCTGATGCGCCAGGACCCGCCGTTCGACATGGCCTACATCACCGCGACCTACTTCCTGGAGAAGATCCACCCCAAGACCCTGGTGGTGAACAATCCGGCCGAGGTCCGCAACGCGCCGGAAAAGCTGTTCGTCACCGACTTCCCGGGCGTGCAGCCGCCGACCCTGATCACCTCGGATCCCGAGGCGATCTACGATTTCCGCGACCGCCACGGCGACATGGTGCTCAAGCCGCTCTATGGCGGCGGCGGCTCGGGCGTGGTGCGGCTGAAGGCGGACGATCCCAACCTCGACGCCCTTCTGGAGCTGCACGGCATGATCGGCCGCGAGCCGGTGATCGCCCAGAAGTTCATACCGGCCGTGAGCAAGGGGGATAAACGCATCCTGCTGGTCGACGGCGAGCCGGTCGGCGCCATCAATCGCATCCCCGCCGAGGGCCAGGTGCGCTCGAACCTCGCCCGCGGCGGCCGCGCCGAGGCGGTGGAGCTCACCGCCCGCGATCTGGAGCTCTGCGCCATCATCGCCCCCGAACTGAAGCGGCGTGGCCTGCTGTTCGTCGGCATCGACGTGATCGGCGACTACCTGACCGAGATCAACGTCACTTCTCCCACCGGCGCCCAGCAATTGAAGCGCTTCGGCGGCGCAGACGCGGCGGCGGCTCTGTGGGACAGGATCGAAGCAATCCGGGCCTGA
- a CDS encoding SirB1 family protein yields MTRDEAEKTLAAIGEQAEGRFPLLDAAIACSLHEDPTRDPEPARALAAEATRRLKARLERVESPEEALAETMAGDMRLAGDLITYDHPDNADILSVFERRKGLPVALGVIYLEIGRRCGLQVRGVDFPGHFLLRIETGEGPLALDPFSEGRVVLPSELTRRAYMAGLTSDVAERLEALMVPTDDRSVILRLQNNIYARAIQARDFARAERSAMRRALLDPADHRPWLDVATAREGLGALAGALEALARAQALDGGAAVAARAARERVRMRLN; encoded by the coding sequence ATGACGCGGGACGAGGCCGAAAAGACGCTGGCCGCCATCGGCGAACAGGCCGAGGGCCGCTTTCCGCTTCTCGACGCGGCGATCGCCTGCTCCCTGCACGAGGATCCGACGCGCGATCCTGAACCTGCGCGCGCCCTGGCGGCGGAGGCGACCCGGAGGCTGAAGGCGCGGCTGGAGCGCGTGGAATCTCCTGAGGAGGCCCTGGCCGAGACCATGGCCGGCGACATGCGCCTGGCCGGCGACCTGATCACCTATGACCACCCCGACAATGCGGACATCCTTTCGGTGTTCGAGCGGCGCAAGGGCCTGCCGGTGGCGCTGGGGGTGATCTATCTGGAGATCGGGCGGCGCTGCGGCCTGCAGGTGCGAGGGGTCGACTTTCCCGGCCACTTCCTGTTGCGCATCGAGACCGGCGAAGGCCCCCTGGCCCTCGATCCATTCAGCGAGGGGCGGGTGGTGCTGCCCTCGGAGTTGACCCGGCGCGCCTACATGGCCGGCCTGACCAGCGATGTCGCCGAGCGGCTGGAGGCCCTGATGGTTCCCACCGACGACCGCAGCGTGATCCTGCGGCTGCAGAACAACATCTATGCCCGCGCCATCCAGGCCCGCGACTTCGCCAGGGCCGAGCGCTCGGCCATGCGCCGGGCCTTGCTGGACCCTGCCGACCACCGCCCCTGGCTGGACGTGGCGACGGCGCGCGAGGGGCTGGGCGCCTTGGCCGGCGCCCTGGAAGCCCTGGCGCGCGCCCAAGCCCTCGACGGCGGCGCCGCCGTGGCCGCCCGCGCCGCCCGCGAGCGGGTGCGGATGCGTTTGAACTAG
- a CDS encoding YraN family protein: MSQARARRGGRARRSGRRAEVWAALWLMAKGYRILGFRLKTPQGEIDLLARRGRVLAVVEVKQRQSLAAAVEAVGPVQRERLRRAAAQIAARSPGLAETRVRLDVIALAPGRWPRHLANAWGDDSDLK, encoded by the coding sequence TTGAGCCAGGCGCGGGCGCGGCGCGGCGGCCGAGCCCGGCGCAGCGGCCGGCGGGCCGAAGTCTGGGCTGCGCTGTGGCTGATGGCCAAGGGCTACCGTATCCTCGGCTTTCGCCTGAAGACGCCCCAGGGTGAGATCGATCTCCTGGCCCGCCGAGGCCGGGTGCTGGCGGTGGTCGAGGTCAAGCAGCGCCAGAGCCTCGCCGCCGCCGTCGAAGCGGTGGGACCCGTCCAGCGCGAGCGCCTGAGGCGGGCCGCCGCCCAGATCGCCGCCCGCAGCCCCGGCCTTGCCGAAACGCGCGTTCGGCTGGACGTCATAGCCCTGGCGCCGGGCCGCTGGCCGCGACATCTCGCCAACGCGTGGGGAGATGATTCTGATCTAAAATAG
- the rsmI gene encoding 16S rRNA (cytidine(1402)-2'-O)-methyltransferase, whose product MAEKLPPPLLSTAPLTPGLYVVATPIGNLRDITLRALDVLAAADLVLAEDTRVTGKLLAAYGLSARLQRYDEHAAAQARPKVLAALAEGKRVALVSDAGTPLISDPGFRLVREAVAQGANVVPIPGASAAITALSVAGLPTDRFLFAGFPPPKSAARKAFFAELAPIRASLVFYEGASRLGASLADMAAVFGPREAVVARELTKLYETLTRGPLDQLAANPAMQAPKGELVVLVAPGAEVAATAADADAALTEALTRVGPAEAASEVAQALGLSRRDLYRRALELKGAR is encoded by the coding sequence TTGGCCGAAAAGCTCCCTCCGCCGCTCCTCAGCACCGCACCGCTCACGCCTGGCCTCTATGTGGTGGCCACGCCGATTGGCAATCTGCGCGACATCACGCTGCGCGCCCTGGACGTGCTCGCCGCCGCCGATCTGGTGCTGGCCGAAGACACGCGTGTCACCGGCAAGCTGCTCGCGGCCTATGGTCTCTCGGCCCGCCTTCAGCGCTATGACGAGCACGCCGCCGCCCAGGCGCGGCCTAAGGTGCTGGCGGCCCTGGCCGAGGGCAAGCGCGTGGCCCTGGTGTCCGACGCCGGCACGCCCCTGATCTCCGATCCCGGCTTCCGCCTTGTGCGCGAGGCGGTCGCCCAGGGCGCCAATGTGGTCCCCATCCCCGGCGCCTCGGCGGCGATCACGGCGCTCAGCGTGGCGGGCCTGCCTACCGACCGCTTCCTGTTCGCCGGCTTTCCGCCGCCCAAGAGCGCGGCGCGCAAGGCTTTCTTCGCGGAGTTGGCCCCCATTCGCGCCAGCCTGGTGTTCTACGAGGGCGCCTCGCGGCTGGGCGCCAGTCTGGCCGACATGGCCGCCGTGTTCGGCCCGCGCGAGGCTGTGGTCGCCCGCGAGCTGACCAAGCTCTACGAGACTCTGACGCGCGGCCCGCTCGACCAGCTGGCCGCCAATCCGGCGATGCAGGCGCCCAAGGGCGAGTTGGTGGTGCTGGTGGCGCCGGGCGCCGAAGTGGCCGCGACGGCCGCCGACGCCGATGCGGCCTTGACCGAGGCCCTGACCCGGGTCGGCCCAGCCGAGGCTGCGTCCGAAGTGGCGCAGGCCCTGGGGCTCTCGCGCCGCGACCTCTACCGCCGCGCCCTGGAACTGAAGGGCGCCCGTTGA
- the nudC gene encoding NAD(+) diphosphatase yields the protein MPLSIITNTFAGNPLDRASERRGDRDWLRQKLDEPESLALALWNGRPLVEDGTKEPDGPDKPVRIAYLPTALAKELAAGEERVLFLGLWKETAVFAIDLEGEADPASGPLNGFGRFEDLRATALRLPATDAAMIATAKAVFEWRRKHGCCPNCGERTTAVDGGWKRVCDACRTEHFPRTDPVVIMLPTFGERCLLGRQAVWPKGMYSALAGFLEPGETIEEACAREIKEEAGLTATSVRYHSTQPWPYPSSLMIGLIAEVSDDAAAPDQTELEEVRWFSREDARALVKGEYPGAWAPPALAIAHQLIKAWAFEGE from the coding sequence ATGCCCCTCTCGATCATCACCAACACCTTCGCCGGCAACCCGCTGGATCGCGCCAGCGAGCGGCGCGGCGACCGCGACTGGCTGCGTCAGAAACTGGACGAGCCTGAGTCCCTGGCGCTGGCCCTATGGAACGGCCGGCCGTTGGTGGAGGACGGGACCAAGGAGCCTGATGGCCCCGACAAGCCGGTGCGCATCGCCTATCTGCCTACCGCGCTCGCCAAGGAACTGGCGGCGGGCGAGGAACGGGTGCTGTTCCTGGGCCTATGGAAAGAGACGGCGGTGTTCGCCATCGACCTGGAGGGCGAGGCCGATCCCGCCAGCGGCCCGCTGAACGGTTTCGGCCGATTCGAGGACCTGCGCGCCACGGCCCTGCGCCTGCCGGCGACCGACGCGGCCATGATCGCCACGGCCAAGGCGGTGTTCGAATGGCGGCGCAAGCACGGCTGCTGCCCCAATTGCGGCGAGCGCACCACTGCTGTCGACGGCGGCTGGAAGCGGGTTTGCGACGCCTGCCGCACCGAGCACTTCCCCCGCACCGACCCGGTGGTGATCATGCTGCCGACCTTTGGCGAGCGATGCCTTCTGGGCCGCCAGGCTGTGTGGCCCAAGGGCATGTACTCGGCCTTGGCCGGGTTCCTCGAGCCCGGCGAGACCATCGAGGAGGCCTGCGCCCGCGAGATCAAGGAGGAGGCGGGGCTGACGGCCACCTCGGTCCGCTATCACTCGACCCAGCCCTGGCCCTATCCGTCCTCGCTGATGATCGGCCTGATCGCCGAGGTCTCGGATGACGCCGCCGCCCCCGACCAGACCGAACTGGAGGAGGTCCGCTGGTTCAGTCGCGAGGACGCCCGCGCCCTGGTGAAGGGCGAATACCCCGGCGCCTGGGCGCCGCCGGCGCTGGCCATCGCGCACCAGCTGATCAAGGCCTGGGCGTTCGAGGGAGAATAG
- a CDS encoding DNA polymerase III subunit gamma/tau has protein sequence MDEDLPSDIAEADERDDKTFSMFGDAEPATTPAPEGPAYQVLARKYRPRKFEDLIGQEAMVRTLRNAFASGRIAHAFMLTGVRGVGKTTTARLLARALNFDSDTVHEPSLDLSVEGVHCRSIIEGRHLDVLELDAASRTKVDDMRELLDGVRYAPVQARYKVYIIDEVHMLSTAAFNALLKTLEEPPPHAKFIFATTEIRKVPVTILSRCQRFDLRRVEPEVIVRNLEQILETEGARLEPEGLTLIARAAEGSVRDAQSLLDQAIVQAERGQVVPAAVVRDMLGLADRGQTIDLFELAMRGKTGEALEAFKTLYGFGADPVVVVLDLLEHAHGASVAKALGPDALGLPQEQAAKLAAIGAGASAGTLARVWQMLLKAHDDARRAPDPKAAVDMALIRLCYAADLPGPEEALKALRDGAPAGGGGGASQGPSGGGGGGATAQARMVAPRPAAPQAAVKLESFEDVCALIEQRRDIGLKLDVDRFMRPISFRPGAITFEPAPGAPSNLAQRLVARLKEWTGQPWLVAAEGGGGAESAWEREKREQRETRAEVEADPFIVQVMQAFPGAEILSIRRPQVVVEPPPVEDGESVEDDD, from the coding sequence ATGGACGAAGACCTGCCGAGCGACATCGCCGAAGCCGACGAGCGCGACGACAAGACCTTTTCCATGTTCGGCGACGCCGAGCCGGCCACCACGCCTGCGCCGGAGGGTCCCGCCTACCAGGTGCTGGCGCGCAAGTACCGGCCGCGGAAGTTCGAGGACCTGATCGGGCAAGAGGCGATGGTGCGCACCCTGCGCAACGCCTTCGCCTCGGGCCGCATCGCCCACGCCTTCATGCTCACCGGGGTCCGCGGGGTCGGCAAGACCACCACCGCACGCCTTTTGGCCCGCGCCCTCAACTTCGACAGCGATACGGTGCACGAGCCGTCCCTGGATCTCTCGGTCGAGGGCGTGCACTGCCGCTCGATCATCGAGGGCCGGCACTTGGACGTCTTGGAGCTGGACGCCGCCAGCCGCACCAAGGTCGACGACATGCGCGAACTGCTGGACGGGGTGCGCTATGCCCCCGTCCAGGCGCGCTACAAGGTCTACATCATCGACGAAGTGCACATGCTGTCGACGGCGGCGTTCAACGCGCTGCTCAAGACCCTGGAAGAGCCGCCGCCGCACGCCAAGTTCATCTTCGCCACTACCGAGATCCGCAAGGTCCCGGTGACCATCCTCTCGCGCTGCCAGCGCTTCGACCTGCGCCGCGTCGAGCCTGAGGTGATCGTCCGGAACCTGGAACAGATCTTGGAGACCGAAGGCGCGCGGCTGGAGCCCGAGGGCCTGACCCTGATCGCCCGCGCCGCCGAGGGCTCGGTGCGCGACGCCCAGTCCCTCTTGGACCAGGCCATCGTCCAGGCCGAGCGCGGCCAGGTGGTGCCGGCGGCGGTGGTGCGCGACATGCTGGGCCTGGCCGACCGCGGCCAGACCATCGACCTTTTCGAGCTGGCCATGCGCGGCAAGACCGGCGAGGCGCTGGAAGCGTTCAAGACCCTCTACGGCTTCGGCGCCGACCCGGTGGTGGTGGTGCTGGACCTTCTGGAACACGCCCACGGCGCTTCGGTGGCCAAGGCGCTCGGCCCCGACGCGCTCGGCCTGCCGCAGGAACAGGCGGCCAAGCTCGCCGCCATCGGCGCCGGCGCCTCGGCCGGAACCCTGGCGCGGGTGTGGCAGATGCTGCTCAAGGCGCACGACGACGCCCGCCGCGCCCCCGACCCCAAGGCCGCGGTGGACATGGCCCTGATCCGCCTCTGCTACGCCGCCGACCTGCCGGGGCCGGAGGAGGCGCTGAAAGCCCTGCGCGACGGCGCGCCCGCAGGCGGAGGTGGCGGCGCGTCCCAAGGCCCGTCCGGTGGCGGAGGCGGAGGCGCGACCGCCCAGGCCCGCATGGTCGCCCCACGCCCGGCGGCGCCCCAGGCCGCGGTCAAGCTGGAGTCCTTCGAGGACGTCTGCGCTCTGATCGAACAGCGCCGCGACATCGGCCTGAAGCTGGACGTGGACCGCTTCATGCGCCCGATCAGCTTCCGACCTGGCGCCATCACCTTCGAGCCGGCCCCCGGCGCCCCGTCCAACCTGGCCCAGCGCCTGGTCGCCCGGCTGAAGGAATGGACCGGCCAACCCTGGCTGGTGGCCGCCGAGGGCGGCGGCGGCGCCGAAAGCGCTTGGGAGCGGGAAAAACGCGAGCAGCGAGAGACCCGGGCCGAGGTCGAGGCCGACCCCTTCATCGTCCAGGTCATGCAGGCCTTCCCCGGCGCCGAGATCCTCTCCATCCGCCGGCCCCAGGTGGTCGTCGAACCGCCGCCGGTCGAAGACGGCGAGAGCGTCGAGGACGACGACTAG